A window of Synergistaceae bacterium genomic DNA:
GAGGATCCTTCAAAGGACGGTCCAAAAACTACGAAAGAGGAGCAGAAAGTGACCAAAACCGAAACATTCGAGGTATCGAAAGGCTCGACGGTGAAAGCCGTGGCCGAGCTCCTGAAGGTGACGCCGGCGGAGGCGGTCAAGCGTCTCATAGACGCAGGAATGATGGTCCCCGCGGACGCCGCGGTCGACGATCGATCGTTGGATATTCTCAGCAAGACCTATGGTGTGCTGCTGACCCTTGCCTGCGACGACGCCGAACAAGAGGGCAAGTCAGAGACATGCGACGTGATAAAAAGAAAGCCCTCCATCGGCGACAACATGGAGCCCCGTCCACCCATCGTGACAGTCATGGGTCACGTCGACCACGGCAAGACGACGCTGCTCGACTTCATCCGGAAGACGAACATCACCGCACGGGAGGCGGGAGGGATAACGCAGCACATTGGCGCTTCCATCGTGAGGCACGAGGACAAGCAGATAGTATTCCTAGACACGCCCGGGCATGAGGCCTTCACCGCCATGCGTGCGAGGGGCGCTCGCGCAACGGACGTGGCAATACTCGTTGTGGCCGCGGACGACGGTGTGATGCCCCAGACCCGGGAGGCCATAAATCACGCAAGGGCGGCGGGTGTTCCCATAATCGTCGCGGTCAACAAGATAGACAAGCCGACCGCGAAACCGGATAGGGTGAGACAGCAGCTCTCAGACACCGGACTGACGCCGGAGGAGTGGGGCGGCTCGACGATAATGGTCGACGTGTCCGCGAAGGCCGGCGACGGCATCCCCCAGCTCCTGGAGATGATCCTTCTGGTGGCCGAGATGGAGGAGCTGGAGGCCGATCCGACCGTCCGCCCAGAGGGGGTCGTAGTAGAGGCGAAGCTGGACAAGGGCAAGGGATCGGTCGCCACGGTGCTGGTGCAGCAAGGGTCCTTGTGCAAGGGCGACATCGTTCTTTTCGACACTGCTTGGGGGAAGATAAGGGCGATGATAGACGCCGAGGGCAAGTCGATCGACTGCGCGGGCCCGAGCACCCCGGTGGAGATACTTGGACTGACGGCCGTCCCCCAGCCAGGCGAGGTCTTCAAGACTGTGGTAAACGAACGGGAGGCACGGGACGCGCTCAGCGAAAGGGAGCAGAAGGCCCGCAGCGCCCAGCAGGGCGGAGTGCGCAAGCTGACACTCGAGGAGCTCTACTCACAGCTCAAGGAGGGAGAAATTCCCCTTCTCAACCTGCTGCTCAAGTGCGACGTGCAGGGATCGGGAGAGGCCTTGGCTACTTCCCTTGAGAAGATGGCCACCAACGAGGTCGGGATAAACATCGTACACAGGGGCGTGGGGGGGATAGCCGAGTCCGACGTCATGCTGGCCTCGGCATCGAACGCCGTCATAATCGGCTTCAACGTCCGGCCGGACACGAACGCCAGGAGAGCCGCGGACGCCGAGGGAGTGCAGATACGCCTGTACAACATAATATACGATGCTATCGATGACGTGAAGGCCGCGCTCGAGGGCATGCTAAAGCCCCATATACGCGAGAACACCCTGGGACAGGCGGAGATCCGCCAGGTCATACGGGTTCCAAGGGCGGGCAATGTCGCCGGGAGCTATGTGCTCGAGGGCGTGATCAGAAGAAACTCGAAGATCCGTCTCATCCGAAACGGCATCGTCCTCTGGGACGGTGCCCTGGCGAACCTCAGGCGCTTCAAGGACGACGCCCGCGAGGTGGCGGCAGGGTACGAATGCGGAATAAGCCTGTCGAACTATCAGGACATCGAGGAGGGCGACATACTCGAGGCCTACGAGATCATCGAGGAGAAAAGGCATCTTTGACGGGCCGAGACCGTCGCCATGCGCCTTGTGGCGGGATACTTTTCGCATCGCTCCAGGCGCTTGGTTCAAGAAGCATCAAAGACCGCAGGCGCGTTGTCCGATCTCTTCTCGACAGGATCAGAAGGCGATGGAATGTCTCGGCCTCGGATCTTGGCCCGGATGGAAGCTGGTCGAGGATCGACCTGGCGGTCTCAGCCGTAGCACCCGAAATTTTCATGGTCGAAGAACGACTGCAGGCCGTGCTCTCTTTCCTGTTCAACGAAGAGAGGACGGGCGAGTTCTCAATCATCTACAACTGGCACGAGGTAGCCCGCTATGACGACGTTTCGTATGCAGAGAATAAACAAACTTCTTCAGAGAGAGGTCTCCATATTACTGAGCCTTCGCATAAAGAACGAGATAGCGAAGAAGGCGATTATTACTGATGTCGACTGCTCAAGAGACCTAGAACGAGCGAAAGTGTACTTCACCACCGTGGATCCTTCGGAGAGAGACGAAGTGGCCGAGGCCCTGGCAAGCGTGGCTGGAGCCCTTAGAAGTCGACTGGGCAAGCTGCTGTCCATAAGACAGGTGCCGGCCCTTTCCTTCCTCGTCGACACAAGCGAGGAGCACGCCCGCTCCATCGACAAGCTGCTCGACTCGCTGAAGATGAATGAAGCCCCGGATTCCGAACCGAACCATGACTCCGACGCCGCGCGTCACAAGGCCGACCCGGAGCTTTGAACGGCGGTGAAAACGTGCCCGAGAATACAGGCGTCACAAGAGGGATCTTTCAGGAGATGATTACGATCCTTTCCGATGCCTCGGAATGGATCGTAACCTGTCATGTCCACCCCGACGGAGACGCTCTGGGATCCGCGAGCGCCTTTCTCACCACGGGGAGAGAACTGGGGAAGAAAGTCGTGTGGGGTGGTCCGGACGCCTTCCCGTCCAACTACTCCTTTATCAAGGGCTCGGAGAGCTTCCGCGAGAACCTGACGCTGGAAGAACTGCGCCCGGGGACGGACTCGGTGGTGGTGGCGCTCGATACGGCGAACCGCGCCCGCTCCTTGAAGGACATTTCGTCCCTCCCGAAGGATGTGCCCCTGCTCAACATTGATCACCACGCGGACAACGAGCTGTTCGGAAGCGTGAATTACGTCGACCCGTCCGCCTCGTCCACCGGAGAGATAGTCTGGATGCTCTTCAAAGAGTGGGGCGTCTCCATGAGCATAGATGTCCTGGAGTCCCTCTACACGGCGATCTCGACCGACTGCGGCAGTTTTTCATTCTCTTGCACCACAGCTCGTACCCACAGAATTGCGGCTGAAATGCTCGAGGCCGGCGTGTCGCCGGCGAAGATGAACAAGCTGATAAGAAGTGGATCCTCTCTTCAAGCTCTTCACCTGAGGGGAGTCGCTCTTTCCAGGGCTTTCATCTCGAGTGGATTTGCCGCGTTCACGTGGCTGGAGGAGAGGGACTTTTCGAACACCGGGGCGGAACGGTCCGAGACGGAGTTCATCGTCGGAGAGCTGTTCTCCGTGAAAGACACGGAGTTTGCAGCCTTTTTCGTGGAGGACGAGGACGGCGTCAGAGTCTCTCTGCGTTCAAGAGGCCCGGTGGAGGCCTCCGAGATCGCCCGGCTCTTCGGGGGAGGAGGGCACAGGCAGGCGGCCGGGTGCAT
This region includes:
- the infB gene encoding translation initiation factor IF-2; translation: EDPSKDGPKTTKEEQKVTKTETFEVSKGSTVKAVAELLKVTPAEAVKRLIDAGMMVPADAAVDDRSLDILSKTYGVLLTLACDDAEQEGKSETCDVIKRKPSIGDNMEPRPPIVTVMGHVDHGKTTLLDFIRKTNITAREAGGITQHIGASIVRHEDKQIVFLDTPGHEAFTAMRARGARATDVAILVVAADDGVMPQTREAINHARAAGVPIIVAVNKIDKPTAKPDRVRQQLSDTGLTPEEWGGSTIMVDVSAKAGDGIPQLLEMILLVAEMEELEADPTVRPEGVVVEAKLDKGKGSVATVLVQQGSLCKGDIVLFDTAWGKIRAMIDAEGKSIDCAGPSTPVEILGLTAVPQPGEVFKTVVNEREARDALSEREQKARSAQQGGVRKLTLEELYSQLKEGEIPLLNLLLKCDVQGSGEALATSLEKMATNEVGINIVHRGVGGIAESDVMLASASNAVIIGFNVRPDTNARRAADAEGVQIRLYNIIYDAIDDVKAALEGMLKPHIRENTLGQAEIRQVIRVPRAGNVAGSYVLEGVIRRNSKIRLIRNGIVLWDGALANLRRFKDDAREVAAGYECGISLSNYQDIEEGDILEAYEIIEEKRHL
- a CDS encoding DUF503 domain-containing protein, yielding MTGRDRRHAPCGGILFASLQALGSRSIKDRRRVVRSLLDRIRRRWNVSASDLGPDGSWSRIDLAVSAVAPEIFMVEERLQAVLSFLFNEERTGEFSIIYNWHEVARYDDVSYAENKQTSSERGLHITEPSHKERDSEEGDYY
- the rbfA gene encoding 30S ribosome-binding factor RbfA, with product MTTFRMQRINKLLQREVSILLSLRIKNEIAKKAIITDVDCSRDLERAKVYFTTVDPSERDEVAEALASVAGALRSRLGKLLSIRQVPALSFLVDTSEEHARSIDKLLDSLKMNEAPDSEPNHDSDAARHKADPEL
- a CDS encoding bifunctional oligoribonuclease/PAP phosphatase NrnA, with translation MITILSDASEWIVTCHVHPDGDALGSASAFLTTGRELGKKVVWGGPDAFPSNYSFIKGSESFRENLTLEELRPGTDSVVVALDTANRARSLKDISSLPKDVPLLNIDHHADNELFGSVNYVDPSASSTGEIVWMLFKEWGVSMSIDVLESLYTAISTDCGSFSFSCTTARTHRIAAEMLEAGVSPAKMNKLIRSGSSLQALHLRGVALSRAFISSGFAAFTWLEERDFSNTGAERSETEFIVGELFSVKDTEFAAFFVEDEDGVRVSLRSRGPVEASEIARLFGGGGHRQAAGCILPRPLSRALETVRNAVEGKYAQRTASSE